From the Stigmatella aurantiaca genome, the window CGAGCTTCCGAAGTACGACACCCTTCCCAAGAAATAACCGGACCCCGCGGTTTCAACTTCGGAACAGTCGCGCGAGAAGGGAGAGGGACGGCGCGTCCGTCCGCGCTCGCCGGGGTATGAGCGTCCGTTCGCCAGCCGATGGGCGAAAAGGAGACGTTCATGGATTGCCGTACGCAGCGAGTCCTGTTGAGGAAGCTACTGGGGGTTGCCACCCTGTTCTGGGGGGCCGCCTGTGGGTCCGGGGCCGTGCCCGAGTCCCCCGAACCACAACCCCAGAGCGCGGCGCTCGCCGCGGGCGAGCCGCTCGTGAGTGTGTCGAGCGGCCGCTGCCTCGACGTGGCGCAGGAGAGCCGCACGCCCGGCGCAGGGCTGCAGATTTACGGCTGCCATGGCGGCACCAATCAAGCCTTCACCTTTACCGCCGCGGGTGAGCTGCGCGCCTACGACAACACGCTGTGCGTGGACACGGCCTCGGGGCAGACGGCCCCGGGCGCACGCGCCGTCATCGCCACGTGCACGGGCTTGCCTGCGCAGAGGTGGGTCTTCAACGCGAACGGCTCCGTGGTCCACACGGCCAGCGGCCTGTGTCTGGACGTGGAAGGCGGGAAGACCGCGAACGGGACCTCCGTCATCGTCTGGACCTGCAATGGGCAGACGAACCAGAAGTGGTCCCGTCCCGCGGCCCCGGACACGCAAGCGCCCACGCCGCCGAGCAACCTCGTGACGAGCAACCTCACCTGCAACTCGGTGACGCTGAGCTGGACGGGCTCGACGGACAACGTGGGCGTTGCCTTCTACGACGTGTACCACGACGGTCAGCTGATGAAGTCCGTGGACGGCAGCACGCGCTCGACGCAGCTCACGGTGGTGCCGGGCGCCAACTGGGGACTGTATGTGAACGCGCGTGACGCCGCGGGCAACGTCTCGCAGGCAAGCCCCACGCTGCCGTTGGCGCCGCCGCAGTGCGAGCTGGACACCACCCCGCCGGCGGCCCCGTCTCAGCTCTCGGGCAGTGCGTCCGGAACGAGCGTGACGTTGAGCTGGAACGCCTCGACGGACAACGTGGGCGTCTCCGGCTATGACGTGCTCCGCAACGGCACCAAGGCTGGCACCTCGACGGGTACCACGTTCGTGGACAGCGGGCTCGCGACGAGCACCGCCTACACCTATACGGTCGTGGCGCGGGACGCCCAGGGCAACGTGTCCACGGCGAGCAACGCGCTCACGCTCACCACGGG encodes:
- a CDS encoding lectin — protein: MDCRTQRVLLRKLLGVATLFWGAACGSGAVPESPEPQPQSAALAAGEPLVSVSSGRCLDVAQESRTPGAGLQIYGCHGGTNQAFTFTAAGELRAYDNTLCVDTASGQTAPGARAVIATCTGLPAQRWVFNANGSVVHTASGLCLDVEGGKTANGTSVIVWTCNGQTNQKWSRPAAPDTQAPTPPSNLVTSNLTCNSVTLSWTGSTDNVGVAFYDVYHDGQLMKSVDGSTRSTQLTVVPGANWGLYVNARDAAGNVSQASPTLPLAPPQCELDTTPPAAPSQLSGSASGTSVTLSWNASTDNVGVSGYDVLRNGTKAGTSTGTTFVDSGLATSTAYTYTVVARDAQGNVSTASNALTLTTGAACTNPICSVTQVAADTDIPWGLVALADGTVLYSRRDAQDIVRLNPVTGVKTALGTVPNVQSTDGEGGLLGLAVSPAFDTDRWLYIMHTSPTDNRIVRIKVSAGFTLDLASQQVLVQGLLRNKFHNGGRLRWGPDGKLYASTGDAQNGANAQNTSNLAGKVLRINPDGSIPSDNPFGNFVWSYGHRNPQGLAFDSSGQLWAQEFGNSVMDETNLIVKGGNYGWPNCEGTVSQGGSGCATPGYIAPKQTYSTAEGSCSGIAVVRDVLYVACQRGTRVYREVISGSNLTNVTPYFVGTYGRLRTVEPSVDGNLWLTTSNSGDKDSIPNNSNEKIFRVLLGN